A genomic window from Candidatus Denitrolinea symbiosum includes:
- a CDS encoding UDP-N-acetylglucosamine 4,6-dehydratase (inverting) codes for MDWKNQVVLVTGGTGSFGKKFAEILLKEQAPRKIIIFSRDELKQHEMQVMGFNQPSLRYFIGDVRDRERLRRAMHGVDIVVHAAALKQVPACEYNPMEAVKTNIMGTSNVLEAALDAGVKKVLALSTDKAVSPANLYGGTKLVAEKLVIQSNNYAAGSSTRYACVRYGNVVGSRGSVVPLFLKQRASGKITITDERMTRFWLSLDQGVRFVIKCIEQMEGGEVFIPKIPSTTVIDLARAIAPEADIEIIGIRPGEKLHEDLLSEDEARNAVERDGMYIIKPPETLWDRDRHYGGEPLPEGFSYTSDANTEWLDLEGIKTYIAPFEELFKQGKLEG; via the coding sequence ATGGACTGGAAAAATCAAGTCGTGCTCGTCACCGGCGGGACGGGATCGTTCGGCAAGAAGTTCGCCGAGATCCTGCTCAAGGAACAAGCGCCAAGGAAGATCATCATCTTCAGCCGCGACGAGTTGAAACAGCACGAAATGCAGGTGATGGGCTTCAACCAGCCCAGCCTGCGTTACTTCATCGGCGACGTGCGCGACCGCGAACGCCTGCGCCGCGCCATGCACGGCGTGGACATCGTCGTCCACGCGGCCGCGCTCAAACAGGTCCCAGCCTGCGAGTACAATCCGATGGAGGCCGTCAAGACCAACATCATGGGGACGAGCAACGTCCTCGAAGCCGCGCTTGACGCGGGCGTCAAGAAAGTCCTCGCCCTCAGCACCGACAAAGCCGTCAGCCCGGCAAATCTCTACGGCGGGACCAAACTCGTCGCCGAGAAACTCGTCATCCAGTCGAACAACTACGCGGCGGGGTCGTCCACGCGCTACGCCTGCGTCCGCTACGGAAATGTCGTCGGCTCGCGCGGCTCGGTCGTGCCGCTCTTCCTCAAGCAGCGCGCCAGCGGCAAGATCACCATCACCGACGAACGCATGACCCGCTTCTGGCTCTCGCTCGATCAGGGCGTGCGCTTCGTCATTAAGTGCATCGAACAGATGGAAGGCGGCGAGGTCTTCATCCCGAAAATCCCCAGCACCACGGTCATTGACCTCGCCCGCGCCATCGCGCCCGAAGCGGACATCGAGATCATCGGCATCCGTCCCGGCGAAAAACTGCACGAAGACCTGCTGTCCGAAGACGAGGCCCGCAACGCGGTCGAACGCGACGGCATGTACATCATCAAACCGCCCGAGACGCTCTGGGACCGCGACCGTCATTACGGCGGCGAGCCCCTCCCCGAAGGCTTCTCCTACACCAGCGACGCCAACACCGAATGGCTCGACCTCGAGGGCATCAAGACCTACATCGCGCCATTTGAAGAACTGTTCAAACAGGGTAAACTTGAGGGGTAA
- a CDS encoding dTDP-6-deoxy-L-lyxo-4-hexulose reductase, which translates to MKLLITGSSGLLGLNLALEAAASHEVVGLDRGRLKSPPFRTIRRDLLDDGAADSILDEARPDWLIHCAALADLDACEAEPELARRLNTDVPSALAKACRERGIRMVQVSTDAVFDGMKAGFYTEEDDPLPVSVYARAKLDAEQSVLESNPDAIVARVNFYGWSLGGRRSLAEFFFNNLTNNKSMSGYTDVIFCPMHAAHLSQTLLKMLAKGLRGLYHAVGPQPMSKYQFGVEIARRFTLNDAEISPKSISTSSLMARRAHNLYLSTNKLSTDLDEPLPSFSAGLDLFYTQFKEGFPQKIRSFTQA; encoded by the coding sequence ATGAAACTCTTAATCACCGGCTCCAGCGGACTACTCGGACTCAACCTCGCCCTCGAAGCCGCGGCCTCGCATGAGGTCGTCGGGCTGGATCGGGGACGGCTCAAATCGCCTCCCTTTCGGACGATTCGACGCGACCTGCTGGACGACGGGGCGGCGGACTCCATCCTCGACGAGGCGCGTCCCGACTGGCTGATCCACTGCGCCGCCCTCGCGGACCTCGACGCGTGCGAGGCGGAACCCGAGCTGGCGCGGCGCCTGAACACGGACGTCCCGTCGGCGCTGGCGAAGGCTTGTCGGGAGCGCGGCATCCGCATGGTTCAGGTCTCGACCGACGCGGTCTTCGACGGGATGAAAGCGGGGTTCTACACCGAGGAGGACGATCCGCTCCCGGTCAGCGTCTACGCCCGCGCCAAACTGGACGCGGAACAGTCCGTGCTGGAATCCAACCCGGATGCCATCGTCGCTCGGGTCAACTTCTACGGCTGGTCGCTCGGGGGACGGCGGTCGCTGGCCGAGTTCTTCTTCAACAACCTGACGAACAACAAATCCATGAGCGGCTACACTGACGTGATCTTCTGCCCGATGCACGCCGCGCACTTGTCACAGACGCTTTTGAAGATGCTGGCAAAGGGACTGCGCGGGCTGTATCACGCGGTGGGGCCGCAGCCGATGAGCAAGTATCAATTTGGGGTGGAGATCGCGCGCCGGTTCACGCTGAACGACGCCGAGATCTCGCCGAAATCCATCAGTACGTCCAGTTTGATGGCGCGCCGCGCCCACAATTTATACCTATCTACCAATAAGTTATCCACAGACCTGGACGAGCCTCTCCCCAGTTTTTCCGCAGGCCTCGACCTGTTTTATACACAGTTCAAAGAAGGTTTTCCACAGAAAATACGAAGTTTTACACAGGCGTAA
- a CDS encoding N-acetylneuraminate synthase has translation MDIKIGNRLIGLNHPTYFIADIAANHDGDLERAKRLIRLAKEAGADAAKFQNFDAPKIVSDYGFSHMNAQVSHQATWKKSVTEVYRAASIPFEWTLTLGEECQEVGIDYFSSPYDFTAIDFLDQYVPVYKAGSGEIDWIEALERMASKGKPFFVATGASTIGEVQRAVHAILKINKQLVLMQCNTNYTASPDNYDHLHLNVLKTYATMFPDVILGLSDHTHAVAPVLGAVTLGARVIERHFTDSNDREGPDHKFAMDPDKWARMVEETRLLERSFGSPDKFIAGNEQETQVVQRRCLRAARDIKAGEVFTRDMIDVLRPATIGAIKPHEIPNVIGTKALHDFKYGQELRWTDLEA, from the coding sequence ATGGACATCAAAATCGGCAACCGATTGATCGGTCTCAACCACCCCACCTACTTCATCGCGGACATCGCCGCCAACCACGACGGCGACTTGGAACGCGCGAAACGGCTCATCCGTCTCGCAAAAGAAGCGGGGGCGGACGCGGCGAAGTTCCAGAATTTCGACGCGCCGAAGATCGTCTCGGATTACGGCTTCTCGCACATGAACGCGCAGGTTTCGCATCAAGCCACGTGGAAGAAATCCGTGACCGAGGTCTACCGCGCCGCGTCGATTCCCTTCGAGTGGACTTTGACCTTGGGAGAAGAATGTCAGGAAGTTGGCATTGACTATTTCTCTTCGCCGTATGATTTCACTGCGATTGATTTTCTCGACCAATATGTGCCTGTCTACAAGGCTGGCTCAGGCGAAATTGACTGGATCGAAGCGTTGGAGCGCATGGCGAGCAAGGGCAAACCATTCTTCGTCGCGACGGGCGCCTCCACAATTGGCGAAGTGCAGAGGGCTGTCCATGCGATTTTGAAGATCAACAAGCAACTGGTGTTGATGCAATGCAACACAAATTACACCGCCTCGCCCGACAACTACGATCACTTGCATTTGAACGTATTGAAAACGTACGCGACGATGTTCCCCGATGTGATTCTGGGACTCTCCGACCATACGCACGCGGTCGCTCCCGTTCTGGGCGCAGTGACGCTTGGCGCGCGCGTCATCGAGCGTCACTTCACCGACAGCAACGACCGCGAAGGTCCCGACCACAAGTTTGCGATGGATCCCGACAAGTGGGCGCGCATGGTGGAAGAAACGCGTCTACTCGAACGTTCGTTTGGCTCGCCCGATAAATTCATCGCGGGCAACGAGCAGGAGACGCAAGTTGTGCAGCGTCGCTGTCTACGCGCGGCGAGGGACATCAAGGCTGGCGAGGTCTTCACGCGCGACATGATTGACGTGTTACGTCCCGCCACGATTGGGGCGATCAAGCCGCATGAGATTCCGAATGTCATCGGCACGAAGGCGTTACATGATTTCAAATATGGTCAAGAGTTGAGATGGACGGATTTGGAAGCGTAA
- a CDS encoding aminoglycoside N(3)-acetyltransferase, translating to MLNHKQLLDGFRQTRVKAGDTLLVHTSYKSLGGVEGGAETVIDVMRELAGERGTVLFPAFNFQSWTETHYFDVLETPSKMGMITELARLRPDAKRTPHPIYSFSVWGARADEFAAAEDVEAYGPNSAFALFHKINGTIISIGLDFNSTFSMHHYIEYNVGCDYRRVKEFSGIYVGYDRTPRIKTYSMFVRLNDRVKTYINPGMDELLAAGVIKEIQVGAAKVHFATANDFYDNMSVIVREHPEKLHYIEEPKY from the coding sequence ATGCTCAATCATAAACAACTACTCGACGGTTTCCGTCAGACCCGCGTGAAGGCGGGCGACACGCTCCTCGTCCACACCTCGTACAAATCTCTCGGCGGCGTGGAGGGCGGCGCGGAGACCGTCATTGACGTGATGCGCGAACTGGCGGGGGAGCGCGGCACGGTGTTGTTCCCCGCATTCAATTTTCAGTCGTGGACGGAGACGCATTACTTCGACGTGCTGGAGACGCCCTCGAAGATGGGGATGATCACCGAACTGGCCCGCCTCCGCCCCGACGCGAAGCGGACCCCGCATCCCATCTATTCGTTCTCCGTCTGGGGCGCCCGCGCGGACGAGTTCGCCGCGGCCGAGGACGTGGAAGCATACGGACCGAACTCGGCCTTCGCGCTGTTCCACAAGATCAACGGGACGATCATCAGCATCGGACTGGACTTCAACAGCACGTTTTCGATGCACCATTACATCGAATACAATGTGGGCTGCGACTATCGCCGCGTGAAGGAGTTTTCGGGAATCTACGTGGGCTACGACCGAACGCCGAGGATCAAGACCTACTCGATGTTCGTGCGCCTGAACGACCGCGTGAAGACGTACATCAACCCCGGCATGGATGAGTTGCTGGCGGCGGGCGTCATCAAGGAAATCCAGGTCGGCGCGGCAAAAGTGCATTTCGCCACGGCGAACGATTTTTACGATAATATGTCCGTTATCGTTCGCGAGCATCCTGAGAAGTTGCATTACATCGAAGAACCGAAGTATTGA
- a CDS encoding Zn-peptidase-like protein M28: MNPSSSLKSILAEFFPLHRTLASDDQDKTLEIIGSYMPDSSHYAIETYTPLEKAWTWQVPERYAVHEAYLEIEGGERIVDFKDNPLHIVSYSLPVDAALTFDELQPHLYFNEKRPHAVPWVFKYYERDWGFCLPKNLFDKLPRDKTYRAVIRSEFATDPARGFKVATAVVHPEGGANPAAGEILILAHTCHPMQANDDGSGVVSAIELARRLAENPLPAGSMSVRFWFGPETIGTIVWLSRNEDLIQNLRGGIFLEMTGSRNKIAWHHTRQHNHLLDRITNYQLRNTAHDERDFAAAPANDERVVNGPGVNVPCISLNRWPYDEYHTSDDNLDIIHEDMLLDAADAAERIVRVYATNYIPKRTFRGPVFLSGNGLWVDWREDWALNRAIEKIMMRFEGQHTVFDIAEQVGLDYWTVRGYVEKFRARGFVTPLPIPSEAEAK; this comes from the coding sequence ATGAATCCCTCCTCCTCCCTCAAATCCATCCTCGCCGAATTCTTCCCCCTCCATCGCACTCTCGCCTCGGACGACCAGGACAAGACATTGGAGATCATCGGCTCATACATGCCTGATTCGTCCCACTATGCCATCGAGACGTACACTCCGCTCGAAAAAGCGTGGACGTGGCAGGTTCCCGAACGCTACGCCGTCCACGAGGCATATTTGGAAATCGAGGGCGGCGAGCGGATCGTGGACTTCAAGGACAATCCGCTGCACATCGTCTCGTATTCCCTGCCGGTGGACGCGGCGCTGACCTTCGATGAACTCCAGCCGCATTTATATTTCAACGAGAAACGCCCGCACGCGGTCCCCTGGGTGTTCAAATATTACGAGCGGGACTGGGGCTTCTGCCTCCCGAAAAATCTCTTCGACAAACTGCCGCGCGACAAAACATACCGCGCCGTCATCCGCTCCGAATTCGCGACCGACCCGGCGCGTGGATTCAAAGTCGCGACGGCCGTCGTCCATCCCGAGGGCGGAGCGAATCCCGCCGCGGGCGAAATCCTTATCCTGGCGCATACCTGCCATCCCATGCAGGCTAACGACGACGGCTCGGGCGTCGTCAGCGCCATCGAACTAGCGCGGCGTCTCGCCGAGAATCCGTTGCCCGCGGGTTCGATGAGCGTCCGCTTCTGGTTCGGACCCGAGACCATCGGCACGATTGTCTGGCTCTCGCGCAATGAAGACCTCATCCAAAACCTGCGCGGCGGAATCTTTTTGGAGATGACCGGCAGCCGCAACAAGATCGCCTGGCATCACACCCGCCAGCACAATCACCTGCTCGACCGAATTACCAATTACCAATTACGCAATACGGCTCACGACGAGCGCGACTTTGCCGCCGCGCCCGCCAACGACGAACGCGTCGTCAACGGGCCGGGCGTCAACGTGCCGTGCATCTCGCTCAACCGCTGGCCCTACGACGAGTACCACACCAGCGACGATAACCTCGACATCATCCACGAAGACATGCTCCTCGACGCGGCGGACGCGGCCGAGCGCATCGTCCGCGTCTACGCGACGAACTACATCCCGAAACGGACTTTCCGCGGCCCCGTCTTTCTCAGCGGCAACGGCCTGTGGGTGGACTGGCGCGAGGACTGGGCGCTCAACCGCGCCATCGAAAAGATCATGATGCGCTTCGAGGGTCAGCACACCGTCTTCGACATCGCCGAACAGGTCGGCCTCGATTACTGGACGGTGCGCGGCTACGTGGAGAAATTCCGCGCCAGGGGATTCGTCACGCCGCTCCCAATTCCGTCCGAGGCCGAAGCGAAGTAA
- a CDS encoding acylneuraminate cytidylyltransferase, whose translation MTRVVAIIQGRMTSSRLPGKILADIAGQPMLARVYARSARARTLSETVFATTTDASDDPVAEYCDWSGIPLARGSLYDVLDRYYQSAKEARAEVVVRVTADCPVIDPGLIDDAVTLVTRHSPPEFDFAANRLPPPWTRTYPIGLDAEVCTFAALERAWKEAKEPQHREHVMPFFYEGVELTTENRTLQTGVSPRGFKVALLHYTTDFGDYRWTVDTPEDLEFMRQIYSRFDGRDDFTWKDVLDLVHTEPDLMKINAGVRHKTLKDIDKRAIK comes from the coding sequence GTGACTCGCGTCGTCGCCATCATCCAGGGACGGATGACCTCGTCCCGGCTGCCGGGAAAAATCCTCGCGGACATCGCCGGACAGCCCATGCTGGCCCGCGTCTACGCGCGGAGCGCGCGCGCGCGGACTCTCTCCGAGACGGTCTTCGCCACGACGACCGACGCGTCCGACGACCCGGTCGCGGAGTACTGCGACTGGAGCGGAATCCCCCTCGCGCGCGGCTCTCTCTACGATGTGCTGGACCGCTACTACCAGTCCGCGAAAGAAGCGAGGGCGGAGGTCGTCGTCCGCGTCACCGCGGATTGTCCGGTCATTGATCCCGGCTTGATCGACGACGCCGTGACCCTCGTCACCCGTCACTCGCCACCCGAATTCGACTTCGCCGCGAACCGACTTCCGCCGCCGTGGACGCGCACTTATCCCATCGGCCTCGACGCCGAAGTCTGTACCTTCGCCGCATTGGAACGCGCCTGGAAGGAAGCGAAAGAGCCGCAGCACCGCGAGCACGTCATGCCGTTTTTCTATGAAGGCGTGGAACTGACAACTGAAAACCGAACACTGCAAACGGGCGTTTCCCCCCGCGGATTTAAAGTCGCCCTCCTGCACTACACGACCGACTTCGGCGATTACCGCTGGACGGTGGACACGCCCGAGGACCTGGAATTTATGCGCCAGATCTACAGTCGCTTCGACGGACGGGATGACTTTACCTGGAAGGACGTCCTCGACCTCGTCCACACCGAACCCGACCTGATGAAGATCAACGCGGGCGTGCGGCACAAGACACTCAAAGATATTGATAAACGAGCGATAAAGTGA